One window of the Meriones unguiculatus strain TT.TT164.6M chromosome 13 unlocalized genomic scaffold, Bangor_MerUng_6.1 Chr13_unordered_Scaffold_28, whole genome shotgun sequence genome contains the following:
- the LOC132650683 gene encoding zinc finger protein 394-like isoform X2: MAVACAVVLALKAEAEEEEKDPGDGRDPETSRRRFWRLRSGDVSGPEEALSRRRELCRRWLRPERRSEERMLELLVLEQFLSLLARRLQDPVRHLPPESGEEAGAWARALHPASPQGTPTFKAKAGSPTRGEWQQLAAAPQNGLCKESTEDYGSTALPGLENQAAWNPILIPKQEKDCKKEVKPAQAWYKARPQGRTSTGKRNYLKMLSCHRHTPRVLQESQGG; this comes from the exons ATGGCGGTGGCCTGCGCGGTCGTGTTGGCGTTGAAAGCAGAagcggaggaggaagagaaggatccCGGGGACGGGCGAGACCCCGAAACCTCCCGGAGACGCTTCTGGCGGCTGCGCTCCGGGGACGTGTCCGGCCCGGAGGAGGCGCTGAGCCGCCGGCGGGAGCTGTGCCGCCGCTGGCTGCGGCCCGAGCGGCGCTCCGAGGAGCGGATGCTGGAGCTGCTGGTCCTCGAGCAGTTCCTCAGCCTCCTCGCGCGCCGGCTGCAGGACCCCGTGCGCCACCTGCCCCCCGAGAgcggggaggaggcaggggcctGGGCGCGCGCCCTGCACCCGGCCTCCCCGCAG GGCACCCCGACTTTCAAGGCCAAGGCTGGATCACCGACCCGGGGAGAGTGGCAGCAGCTGGCCGCGGCCCCCCAGAATGGCTTGTGCAAAGAGAGCACTGAGGACTATGGGAGCACGGCCTTGCCCG GCCTGGAGAACCAAGCTGCCTGGAACCCCATCCTGATCCCAAAGCAGGAGAAGGACTGCAAGAAGGAGGTCAAGCCTGCGCAGGCCTGGTACAAGGCGCGCCCCCAAGGACGGACCTCAACAGGGAAGAGAAACTACCTAAAGATGCTGTCCTGCCACCGCCACACCCCCAGGGttctccaggagagccaag
- the LOC132650683 gene encoding zinc finger protein 394-like isoform X1: MAVACAVVLALKAEAEEEEKDPGDGRDPETSRRRFWRLRSGDVSGPEEALSRRRELCRRWLRPERRSEERMLELLVLEQFLSLLARRLQDPVRHLPPESGEEAGAWARALHPASPQGTPTFKAKAGSPTRGEWQQLAAAPQNGLCKESTEDYGSTALPGLENQAAWNPILIPKQEKDCKKEVKPAQAWYKARPQGRTSTGKRNYLKMLSCHRHTPRVLQESQGTTATMHVPCGVNEEELWRSGEPGCTAISQVPCGAKEEGLWRSDNFEEVVTALALAQDQLYHFCEVVPTGERVCCGEWSPAHLLRLLL, from the exons ATGGCGGTGGCCTGCGCGGTCGTGTTGGCGTTGAAAGCAGAagcggaggaggaagagaaggatccCGGGGACGGGCGAGACCCCGAAACCTCCCGGAGACGCTTCTGGCGGCTGCGCTCCGGGGACGTGTCCGGCCCGGAGGAGGCGCTGAGCCGCCGGCGGGAGCTGTGCCGCCGCTGGCTGCGGCCCGAGCGGCGCTCCGAGGAGCGGATGCTGGAGCTGCTGGTCCTCGAGCAGTTCCTCAGCCTCCTCGCGCGCCGGCTGCAGGACCCCGTGCGCCACCTGCCCCCCGAGAgcggggaggaggcaggggcctGGGCGCGCGCCCTGCACCCGGCCTCCCCGCAG GGCACCCCGACTTTCAAGGCCAAGGCTGGATCACCGACCCGGGGAGAGTGGCAGCAGCTGGCCGCGGCCCCCCAGAATGGCTTGTGCAAAGAGAGCACTGAGGACTATGGGAGCACGGCCTTGCCCG GCCTGGAGAACCAAGCTGCCTGGAACCCCATCCTGATCCCAAAGCAGGAGAAGGACTGCAAGAAGGAGGTCAAGCCTGCGCAGGCCTGGTACAAGGCGCGCCCCCAAGGACGGACCTCAACAGGGAAGAGAAACTACCTAAAGATGCTGTCCTGCCACCGCCACACCCCCAGGGttctccaggagagccaaggtaCCACAGCTACCATGCACGTCCCCTGTGGGGTCAACGAGGAAGAGCTTTGGAGAAGTGGAGAGCCGGGGTGCACAGCCATCTCACAGGTCCCCTGTGGGGCCAAGGAGGAGGGGCTTTGGAGAAGTGACAACTTTGAGGAGGTTGTCACCGCCCTTGCCCTTGCTCAGGATCAACTTTACCACTTTTGTGAAGTAGTCCCCACTGGAGAACGAGTTTGCTGTGGGGAGTGGAGCCCAGCTCATCTCCTCCGTCTGCTACTTTGA